Proteins from a single region of Theileria parva strain Muguga chromosome 1, complete sequence, whole genome shotgun sequence:
- a CDS encoding RNA recognition motif family protein (or RNP domain; RBD; RRM) gives MAYNLYENEYAILDKIDPLSRVFILNIPTHVNTETLRKRFEKYGDVELYTCQNCENDKGWAFVGYKSRRSVKRLMRKILRKQKSN, from the exons atgGCATATAATTTGTACGAGAATGAATACGcaattttagataaaatcGATCCCTTATCGAGAGTTTTCATCTTAAATATACCAACACATGTCAACACG gAGACATTGAGGAAGAGATTTGAAAAGTATGGTGATGTGGAGTTGTACACATGCCAGAATTGTGAAAACGACAAAGGCTGGGCATTTGTAGGTTATAAATCCCGAAGAAGCGTCAAAAGACTAATGCGCAAAATTCTAAGGAAACAAAAAAGCAACTAA
- a CDS encoding Ribosomal protein S15 family protein, which yields MFSVRNVINWNYLKTSKLYISNVKVFRIKGLPFEKVKAPKTEWYKRAESEFLSERAQIPTGYVGRWNELDLANLDERVRKILSLRCASGREIRRARTFMIMKHLQKEPFDTGSLSVQCTALLSDPSASYTIGCVSEKILNLRSHLIRHPRDNSRKRAMSILLSRRHKLMKKLYQQDFKLYQHTCEFLKLKCVLFSTPDSRNRSKAVSLIGVDGDRCKFLIRQKLWWGRFRPRPIKLPSGKKIAYTRHPITQTPTDHNLPKSSSDVISAKWPYGVDKKRVVGKYVIHNPTACGTGYIPVPILY from the exons ATGTTTAGTGTAAGGAATGTTATAAATTggaattatttgaaaacttctaaattatacatatcAAATGTGAAGGTGTTTAGAATTAAGGGTTTACCCTTTGAGAAGGTTAAGGCTCCAAAGACTGAGTGGTACAAACGCGCTGAATCTGAGTTCCTCTCCGAAAGAGCTCAGATTCCAACTGGTTACGTTGGCAGGTGGAACGAATTAGACTTGGCAAATCTTGACGAAAGGGTTAGGAAAATCCTGAGTTTAAGATGTGCCAGTGGCAGGGAAATTAGAAGGGCAAGGACATTCATGATTATGAAACATTTACAAAAGGAACCATTTGATACTGGATCGCTAAGTGTACAATGTACTGCCTTGCTGTCAGATCCTTCTGCTTCCTACACTA TAGGATGTGTGAGTGAgaagattttaaatttgaggAGTCATTTGATACGGCACCCTCGGGACAATAGTAGAAAAAGGGCAATGTCAATCCTCCTTAGCCGAAGACATAAACTCATGAAAAAGTTATATCAACAAGATTTCAAGCTTTATCAACACACCTGTGAATTCCTCA AACTCAAATGTGTGTTATTCTCAACTCCAGATTCAAGAAATCGCTCCAaa GCTGTAAGTCTGATTGGTGTGGATGGAGATAGATGCAAGTTCTTAATCCGACAGAAGCTTTGGTGGG GAAGATTTAGACCCAGACCTATTAAACTACCATCTGGGAAAAAAATCGCATATACGAGACATCCAATTACACAAACGCCAACCGATCATAATT tGCCAAAAAGTAGTTCCGACGTGATAAGTGCGAAATGGCCTTATGGAGTGGATAAGAAAAGAGTAGTTGGGAAATATGTAATACATAATCCAACAGCTTGTGGCACAGGTTATATTCCTGTCCCAATtctttattaa
- the RPL9 gene encoding 60S ribosomal protein L9-1, whose product MKSLFTSQVLKIPPEVSVDVKSRRVTVKGKYGELTRSFTHLPIDLSLSKDKKSVVVRLWFGSRSKIAALRTCLSHIENMMTGVSRKYQYKMRLVHAHFPINSNVSDDGKVVEIRNFLGEKKLRVVRVLPGVHVTKSESVKDELVLTGVDVESVSRSAALIHQSSLVRKKDIRQFLDGIYVSEKGNVDEA is encoded by the exons atgaaGAGTTTATTTACATCTCAGGTCCTTAAAATCCCTCCAGAAG TGAGTGTTGACGTGAAATCGAGAAGGGTGACAGTAAAGGGAAAATATGGCGAATTAACGAGAAGTTTTACCCATTTACCGATAGATTTATCATTGTCTAAAGATAAGAAGTCAGTGGTAGTAAGGCTTTGGTTTGGCTCCAGGAGTAAAATCGCCGCCCTTAGAACATGTCTATCTCACATTGAAAACATGATGACAGGTGTTAGTAGAAAATACCAGTACAAGATGAGGCTCGTTCATGCTCATTTCCCAATCAACTCAAATGTGAGTGATGATGGAAAGGTGGTTGAGATTAGGAACTTTTTGGGTGAAAAGAAGCTCAGAGTTGTCAGAGTTTTACCTGGAGTTCACGTCACAAAGTCAGAATCTGTCAAGGATGAACTGGTCTTGACTGGAGTTGATGTCGAATCAGTGTCACGTTCAGCCGCCCTAATACATCAGTCATCACTTGTCAGGAAAAAGGACATTAGACAATTCCTCGACGGCATTTACGTCAGTGAAAAAGGAAACGTAGATGAAGCTTAA
- the TTC27 gene encoding Tetratricopeptide repeat family protein, whose translation MECIIRELELLLLDPCNDLNDSRIDKIKQTSENNVIDKVNKIIDLILSVKNVDLYSSLILLEELFGKPVLINCNITLWDKSNYFNYINDSFTSFLENSNDFIDFQLNSFVLLCTIVLCINVVVRANWIGPKFSLQNSQKTLSDHFRHHITQQENGNTCANSDGFGEKTSISRQNIELIKNLDVNNSEKCYLLGKLYEDLCGKVVLKSPELTLTDSDLDEKSKEFLKQLLNEFVIDGETVYEGTLALQYLYTSIILLHLLDEYIYKNEKAHGNSVNSSAKDTSKVDILKSKEIWRNRIGYIYQLIIEDSGLILCPTLYHCSITNFLHFLTLSQVMDEEFSVFNIDVTNTDVSYVKNVLMRNVDVGMEFDDYFKSLLLIELLQRLPIYNLNRLYEPVSQKLTNYLNFSFEFTGKLGIRRKFQSFSIPQLVISYSKPFSTHSSTVSNSLQSNKSVENSEIDKSLGNSEINGKLEDKISVGLNEINEENDIFETPRLDEDENSEDLNDLEQLFLLSRGLNIIATTSQHDQLSLQFLNTISSTIIQQSKKKRLIMLMSLWLRCKTEYNRTKTIERATMQLNNILKSYYDDGNRNEYFFQISYPAIWNIKREIGKYMFMIGSITTACNMYKELHMWEDVIKCLILTQQKQQATELINERIKIMATPLLYCFLADISNDIQHYHTAWELSNERCGRAVRSIGVKYYNDGDYEKALEYLEKSLQLNPMNESVQFLVGCCYLKSLKIESAITAFSRVVSINPDNSDAWANISSAHFKMKNYQSAKIAITQALKNNNTRWQFWDILLRISANLNDVKYTCNCIQTLINLGMKDKIEVWMVKYLVDSSGDELNSSVVEETLRLIVSNITESAGVWSEYSRYLSSKKDYVGALESKFKQYRKVEQNIQINLNNTNDQLNGSHEKFNPLELELVEVLRSMVELVNKVDDDGYKERVLDSLNGIKLRILKRAPEDNQLHVNQINDLINLLKH comes from the exons atGGAATGTATAATAAGGGAACTGGAATTGTTATTATTGGATCCTTGtaatgatttaaatgattcaagaattgataaaatcaAACAAACTTcagaaaataatgtaattgATAAAGTAAATAAGATTATTGACCTTATATTAtctgtaaaaaatgtagATTTATATTCgagtttaatattattggAGGAATTATTTGGAAAACCTGTTCTcataaattgtaatataacTTTATGGGATAAAAGCAACTATttcaattatataaatgacAGTTTTACTAGTTTTCTGGAAAATTCGAATGATTTTATCGATTTCCAACTTAACTCTTTCGTTTTACTATGTACCATAGTCTTGTGTATTAATGTAGTCGTCAGGGCTAATTGGATAGGCCCGAAATTTTCTCTGCAAAATAGCCAAAAAACTCTTTCAGACCACTTTCGACATCATATTACTCAGCAAGAAAATGGCAACACATGTGCAAATTCTGATGGATTCGGTGAAAAAACTTCAATTTCGAGGCAAAACATAgagttgataaaaaatttggaTGTTAACAACAGTGagaaatgttatttattaggGAAATTGTATGAAGATTTATGTGGAAAGGTGGTTTTAAAATCACCAGAACTCACATTAACAGATTCGGATTTGGATGAAAAGAGTAAAGAATTCCTGAAACAATTGTTAAATGAATTTGTAATTGACGGTGAAACTGTTTATGAGGGCACCTTAGCTCTACAATATCTCTACACTTCTATCATACTACTACATTTATTGGATGAGTACAtctataaaaatgaaaaagcTCACGGAAACAGTGTTAATTCATCAGCAAAAGATACTTCTAAGGTGGACATATTGAAGAGTAAAGAGATTTGGAGAAACAGAATTGgatatatttatcaattaataattgagGATTCCGGATTAATATTATGTCCAACTCTTTATCATTGTTCAATTACTAActttttacattttctTACACTATCACAA gtGATGGATGAAGAGTTTAGTGTATTTAATATTGATGTAACTAACACCGATGTGAGTTATGTGAAGAATGTGTTAATGAGAAATGTTGATGTTGGAATGGAATTTGATGATTATTTTAAGTCATTGTTACTAATTGAGCTATTACAGAGATTACCAATTTATAATCTGAATAGGCTCTATGAACCTGTTTcacaaaaattaactaattatcTTAACTTCAGCTTCGAATTCACTGGAAAACTTGGTATTAGACGTAAATTTCAATCCTTTTCAATACCACAGCTTGTTATTTCCTACTCTAAGCCATTTTCTACCCACTCATCTACTGTGTCAAATTCATTACAATCTAACAAAAGTGTGGAAAATTCAGAAATTGACAAAAGTTTGGGAAATTCAGAAATAAATGGAAAGTTGGAAGACAAAATAAGTGTTGGGTTGAATGAGATAAATGAGGAGAATGATATATTTGAGACACCAAGATTAGATGAGGATGAGAATAGTGAAGATTTGAATGATTTGGAGCAGCTATTCTTACTTTCAAGGGGTTTGAACATAATAGCAACCACTTCACAACATGACCAACTCTCACTACAATTCCTAAACACGATCTCAAGCACTATTATTCAAC AGAGTAAGAAGAAGAGATTGATAATGTTAATGAGTTTATGGTTGAGATGTAAAACTGAATATAATCGTACTAAAACCATTGAAAGAGCTACAATGCAGTTAAACAATATACTAAAGTCTTATTATG ATGACGGGAATAGAAACGAGTACTTTTTCCAGATTTCGTATCCCGCAATTTGGAACATTAAACGTGAAATCG GGAAGTATATGTTTATGATTGGATCAATAACAACG GCCTGTAATATGTATAAGGAATTACACATGTGGGAAGATGTTATCAAATGCCtaatattaacacaacAGAAACAACAAGCCACTGAACTC ATTAAtgaaagaataaaaatcatGGCAACACCTCTGTTATATTGTTTTCTAGCTGATATTTCAAATGACATACAACATTATCATACTGCATG GGAACTGAGTAATGAGAGGTGTGGCAGAGCCGTAAGATCAATAGGCGTTAAGTATTATAATGATGGTGACTATGAGAAGGCTTTGGAGTATTTGGAGAAGTCGTTGCAGTTGAATCCGATGAATGAGAGTGTCCAGTTTTTAGTTGGATGCTGTTACTTGAAGAGTTTGAAAATTGAAAGCGCAATCACAGCATTCTCACGTGTCGTTTCAATTAATCCTGACAACTCCGATGCCTGGGCTAATATCTCTTCAGCACACTTTAAG ATGAAGAATTACCAAAGTGCGAAGATAGCGATAACGCAGGCTTTAAAGAACAATAACACACGCTGGCAGTTTTGGGATATTCTACTCAGAATCTCAGCTAAC ttaaACGATGTCAAGTACACCTGCAACTGCATACAAACACTCATTAATCTCGGAATG aagGATAAGATCGAGGTATGGATGGTGAAGTATCTGGTTGATTCATCTGGTGATGAGTTGAATTCGTCAGTTGTTGAAGAGACTTTGAGGCTGATTGTTAGTAATATAACAGAGAGTGCGGGTGTTTGGTCAGAGTACTCAAGGTACTTGAGTAGCAAGAAAGACTACGTCGGAGCACTGGagtcaaaatttaaacaatacCGCAAAGTTGAacaaaatatacaaataaacCTTAATAACACTAATGACCAGTTAAATGGATCTCATGAGAAGTTTAACCCTTTGGAATTGGAGCTGGTTGAAGTATTGCGTTCAATGGTAGAGTTGGTGAACAAAGTTGATGATGACGGTTATAAGGAAAGGGTGCTTGACTCATTAAATGGGATAAAACTGAGAATTCTCAAGAGGGCTCCAGAAGATAATCAACTTCACGTTAACCAAATCAATGACTTAATTAATCTTCTAAAACATTGA